From the Candidatus Methylomirabilota bacterium genome, one window contains:
- a CDS encoding NADH-quinone oxidoreductase subunit D produces MSEKSARELFLGEGGIPGTGEGSQHLYVNLGPAHPAMHGIIRIFAELDGEVVVKGEVEIGYLHRAFEKECEIGPYNNAIPFTDRLNYVSPLINNFAYASAIEKLLGIDVPERCKYIRVIMSEISRICDHLTCVGASAMELGAFTVFLYMIKAREFLWELVEDVTGARLTISYGRVGGVKADLPEGFGIKVRKAFAEVRQVLTEVHTLITGNRIFMDRMVGVGALSAEETIAWGITGPLLRAAGVAFDLRRVQPYWAYDRVEFEVPLGKNGDNFDRYLVRMAEMEQSMRMVEQGLEGMPGGAINVDFEGREIPPDVYVDRGKQGHTEGLLLMPITLSPNLRGQERPAYTQVNVSDKRVVLPPKETTYGSIEGLMNHFMLVMDGNGIRPPAGEAYFAAEGANGELGFYVVSDGTDRPYRVRCRPPCLPPVAALPRMIEGQMVADIIPTFGSVNMIGGELDR; encoded by the coding sequence ATGAGCGAGAAGAGCGCGCGCGAGCTGTTCCTCGGCGAGGGCGGGATCCCCGGCACGGGCGAGGGCAGCCAGCATCTCTACGTCAATCTGGGCCCCGCGCACCCCGCCATGCACGGGATCATCCGCATCTTCGCGGAGCTCGACGGCGAGGTGGTGGTCAAGGGCGAGGTCGAGATCGGATACCTCCACCGCGCCTTCGAGAAGGAGTGCGAAATCGGCCCGTACAACAACGCCATCCCCTTCACGGACCGGCTCAACTACGTTTCGCCCCTCATCAACAACTTCGCCTACGCCTCGGCCATCGAGAAGCTCCTCGGCATCGACGTCCCCGAGCGGTGCAAGTACATTCGCGTGATCATGAGCGAGATCTCGCGGATCTGCGATCACCTGACCTGCGTGGGGGCTTCCGCCATGGAGCTGGGCGCCTTCACCGTCTTCCTCTACATGATCAAGGCCCGCGAGTTCCTCTGGGAGCTCGTGGAAGACGTGACGGGCGCGCGGCTGACCATCTCCTACGGCCGGGTGGGTGGGGTCAAGGCCGACCTGCCCGAGGGCTTCGGCATCAAGGTGCGCAAGGCCTTCGCCGAGGTGCGGCAAGTGCTGACGGAAGTCCACACCCTCATCACCGGCAACCGCATCTTCATGGACCGGATGGTCGGCGTGGGCGCCCTCTCGGCCGAGGAGACCATCGCCTGGGGCATCACGGGGCCGTTGCTGCGGGCGGCGGGAGTAGCCTTCGACCTGCGACGGGTGCAGCCGTACTGGGCCTATGACCGGGTCGAGTTCGAGGTGCCCCTGGGCAAGAACGGCGACAATTTCGATCGCTATCTGGTGCGCATGGCCGAGATGGAGCAGTCCATGCGCATGGTCGAGCAGGGGCTCGAGGGCATGCCGGGCGGAGCCATCAACGTGGACTTCGAGGGCCGCGAGATTCCCCCTGACGTGTACGTAGACCGGGGCAAGCAGGGCCACACCGAGGGGCTCCTGCTCATGCCCATCACGCTGTCACCCAATCTCCGTGGCCAGGAGCGTCCCGCATACACCCAGGTCAATGTTTCCGACAAGCGGGTGGTGCTGCCTCCGAAGGAGACCACTTACGGCTCCATCGAGGGGCTGATGAACCACTTCATGCTGGTGATGGACGGCAACGGCATCCGGCCTCCCGCGGGCGAGGCCTACTTCGCCGCCGAGGGCGCCAATGGCGAGCTCGGCTTCTACGTGGTCTCCGACGGCACCGATCGGCCCTATCGCGTCCGCTGCCGCCCGCCTTGTCTGCCCCCCGTGGCCGCCCTGCCGCGGATGATTGAGGGGCAGATGGTCGCCGACATCATTCCCACCTTCGGGTCGGTGAATATGATCGGAGGCGAGCTTGACCGGTAA
- the nuoF gene encoding NADH-quinone oxidoreductase subunit NuoF — protein MAERILTRNFDVKNAHTLRVYRGGGGYQGWEKAKGMEPGVIAEEVKNSNLRGLGGAGFPTGVKWGFIPKGSTAPRYLVVNADEGEPGTFKDRYLMERDPHALIEGMLIAARAIGSHLGFIYIRGEYVQPWRILSDAVAEAYDAGLLGKNIQGTGFDFEIVVHRGAGAYICGEETGLISSLEGKKGWPKVKPPFPAVKGAFGQPTIVNNVETLACLPHIINRGGEWFAGLGTKTQGGTRLYSVSGHVVRPGLVEAPVSVTLRQIIYDHCGGIPGGRALKAVVPGGSSAAILTPDEIDIPMDVDGPKSKGSMIGSAGIIVMDETVSIPEALMVVARFYAHESCGQCTPCRESTGWIYKISHRIVEGKGRKEDLDTILDVAKRGAGTTICAFYDGAVGPYISYIEKFRSEFEDLIRSSAHA, from the coding sequence ATGGCCGAGCGGATCCTCACGCGCAACTTCGACGTCAAGAACGCGCATACCCTCCGTGTCTATCGAGGGGGCGGCGGCTATCAGGGATGGGAGAAGGCCAAGGGCATGGAGCCGGGGGTCATCGCGGAGGAGGTCAAGAACTCCAACCTCCGCGGGCTGGGCGGGGCGGGCTTTCCCACTGGCGTGAAGTGGGGCTTCATCCCCAAGGGCTCGACGGCGCCGCGCTATCTCGTGGTCAACGCGGACGAGGGCGAGCCCGGCACCTTCAAGGACCGCTATCTCATGGAGCGGGATCCGCACGCTCTGATCGAGGGCATGCTCATCGCCGCGCGCGCCATCGGCTCGCACCTGGGCTTCATCTATATCCGGGGGGAGTACGTCCAGCCCTGGCGCATCCTGAGCGATGCCGTCGCGGAGGCCTACGACGCGGGCCTGCTCGGCAAGAACATCCAGGGCACGGGCTTCGACTTCGAGATCGTGGTGCATCGGGGGGCGGGCGCCTATATCTGCGGCGAGGAGACCGGCCTCATCTCCTCCCTCGAGGGCAAGAAGGGCTGGCCCAAGGTCAAGCCACCCTTCCCGGCCGTGAAAGGCGCCTTCGGCCAGCCGACCATCGTGAACAATGTCGAGACGCTCGCGTGCTTGCCCCACATCATCAACCGGGGCGGGGAGTGGTTCGCCGGGCTCGGGACCAAGACCCAGGGCGGCACGCGACTGTATTCGGTCTCCGGGCACGTGGTCAGGCCCGGTCTCGTCGAAGCGCCGGTGTCGGTGACCCTCCGCCAGATCATCTACGACCACTGTGGCGGCATCCCCGGCGGGCGCGCCCTCAAGGCCGTGGTGCCGGGCGGCTCCTCCGCGGCCATCCTGACCCCCGATGAGATCGACATCCCCATGGACGTGGACGGTCCCAAGAGCAAGGGCTCCATGATCGGCTCCGCCGGCATCATCGTGATGGACGAGACCGTGTCCATTCCGGAGGCCCTCATGGTGGTGGCCCGCTTCTATGCCCACGAATCGTGCGGCCAGTGCACGCCGTGTCGGGAGTCCACGGGGTGGATCTACAAGATCAGCCACCGCATCGTGGAGGGCAAGGGACGGAAAGAGGACCTGGATACCATCCTGGACGTCGCGAAGCGCGGGGCGGGCACGACCATCTGCGCTTTCTACGACGGCGCGGTGGGGCCGTACATCAGCTACATCGAGAAGTTTCGCTCCGAGTTCGAGGATCTGATCAGGAGCTCGGCCCATGCCTAG
- the nuoE gene encoding NADH-quinone oxidoreductase subunit NuoE produces the protein MTGNARSPEFTAEQLAEVRRLQGLYPDKRGALLPALTLAQETFGWISLEVEEYVAGLFELSPAHVHEVVTFYTLYFQQPKGRHVVAVCHNLSCHLLGAKGIIEHLTQRLGVEVGETTPDGRVTLLSVECLCACELAPMMQVDDRYEGLLTPEKVDGILEGLR, from the coding sequence TTGACCGGTAACGCCCGGAGCCCCGAGTTCACCGCCGAGCAGCTGGCCGAGGTGCGCCGGTTGCAGGGCCTGTATCCCGACAAGCGCGGCGCGCTGCTGCCTGCGCTCACGCTTGCCCAGGAGACGTTCGGCTGGATTTCCCTCGAAGTGGAAGAATACGTCGCGGGACTCTTCGAGCTCTCGCCCGCCCACGTGCACGAAGTGGTCACGTTCTACACGCTGTATTTCCAGCAGCCCAAGGGTCGTCATGTCGTGGCCGTCTGCCACAATCTCTCCTGCCATCTCCTGGGAGCCAAGGGCATCATCGAGCACCTGACCCAGAGGCTCGGCGTCGAAGTCGGGGAGACCACGCCGGACGGCCGGGTGACGCTGCTCAGCGTCGAGTGCCTCTGTGCCTGCGAGCTGGCGCCCATGATGCAGGTGGACGATCGCTACGAGGGCCTCCTCACCCCCGAGAAGGTCGACGGGATCCTGGAAGGCCTTCGCTGA